CCTTCATCTTCTTGGGTTCAGGATCAGATGTGATGATGTGGTGTTAGGACAGTGGGTTTTGTTTCTGTCACTGACAGAACTAGAGATCTTTATTTATCTAGACATCAAAGAGTCTCTTGCTATGTGTTCCAGTAAAGTATAAAACTTGAAAATACTAGTTGCATATATTTACTAATTTTTCTAGATTTTATCTAATTGTGATGTTAAATAAAATACTCAGCAGTTACAGCTTACTTAGAATGTTGTTCAATCTCAAAGCTCTACTTAGCAGCCACACCAGTACTGAAAGACTACCATCTATTCAAGGCAGCACGACCACCATGTGGGAAAATGAGACAACATTAGATAAGGACATTTATGGTGCAGCTTTGGTGCTCAGTTGGTTGCATCATCTCTTCTCAGAGGAATTACTTGAAGGGCTTTGGCTATCCTCTCCCCAATAGCTCGACTACTTGCTGCAATTATTCTCCGAGACATCAAATCAAATGGTCCACCtagaaagcaaagcaaacaaagcaaCCAGTTTAtgtatgaagaaaattaaaagttgGTATGAAAAtaagcactgaaaaaaaattgagtgtAAATTATACATTATTATTTAGGACCAAATTTTTCCTCTGGACAAAATGCATTTAACACAAGTACCTCATATAAGCCACATTTAAATTCTCTTCAATGGATGTTTActgtcttttttcccttttccaggagTCCAGCCAAGGGACTAAAGGTTGTCATCTTGCCCAAGAACATACAATTAACCCATTCCTCATCTGTTAACAGGCTGGGAACTGCTCACTAGTGGTAGCTTGGAAAGAGGACTGTAAAGAACTTGCCTTCTCATTTCAGCTACATTTTGCTCCCCATCAGCCATTTAAAAGGACAAGAGAGTATTATGCAGGCCCATGCATTTACCTGTTACATCCAGCAGCACTCCACCAGCTTCAGTAATAATGATTCCAGCTCCTGCCATATCCCAGCAGTGAATCCCCATCTCGTAATAGGCATCAGCTCCACCTGTTGCCACAAGGCACATATTCACAGCTGCTGTACCAACAGCTCTAATCCTACAGGAGAGACAATATGTTGTTTTAAAAGAGGAGAGTTTGCAAAAAAGTTACACTGTCTGTAATAGAAAATACAGAGAACACAGAATTGTCATGATGGAAGTGAACTGAACTAGAGAAAGCATGATGAAGTGCTGCAGTGAAACatgaaaaatggaaatgaagTGTTACTTTGGAGAGTTTTCAAAATACAGCAAATTTGTAGAAATTACATGTACAAATTCTGTTAATAAATTTTTgtttaaacacattttaaattatttcttgaaCTAAAACATATTATGGAAGATCACTTCCCATGAAACAATAACAGTCTATTCTGCTCTTTGAATGCCTGAATTCAAGGACAGTGTACACTTTTCAGTgctgaaaacacttttttttttccagtttctctGGTGATGCTCAGTAAGCATTTCTGACTTGCCAAACCCTCTAAAAGTAatcataaaaattaaattacacaGCATAAATTTGGTCTTGATAACTTCACCAAATCCTCAGGTCACAAATTCCAGTTTCTTTTGGAAATGTCAATGTACTTAGGCATTTTATTTGTGAACAATAGTTTGACACTGGGGCTGATTTAAGTTGCTTCTTGCAATAGTTTAGCTGCTATCAATCACAATTTAACGTACAGTTTACTGTTAATTGAAATAACTGCAGTTTTTAGTACAAGTCACACTTACTTGCTAAGTTGAACTCACAACACATCTAAAATGTATTTCCTACTTACATCTTAGCATAAATCATTTAGCAACATCAGAAGACTTtttgaaaataggaaaaaacctaCGTCAAGTGTCAAAACAAGAATCCCAAGAATCTCAGCATAAAACTTGTTAGATCAGAAACACAGATACGGTTGAGTAATGAAAAACTGTCTACTGAAAACAACTTTATACAAGATAGTTTGTGGAAATGTAGACTGGCTTATCTGGAGGAGAAAAAGCAGGGAATGCAACCAAAACAGGAGCAGTTTATGGACAATTTCAACTACTCAGATTAAAATTGTATAGTtttgaaagaggaaagggagatCTATTTTTGtcttatatatatatgaaaaacaattttcattactacaaggaaaggaaattaagAAATGTCATATAGCTTCTGTTCATCCAGCTTTatctagggggaaaaaaaggcacaaaattgtatttaatttttttaactacTAAATACAACACTTTGTAGTCCTGCAAGCCCAAACATGCTTTGCTTCCCAACACTGATTGTTAGCACTCTCTGCTGCATGTCCCAGCTTGAAAAAGTTAAATACAGTTTCTCTGTGGAAGCTATTAGACAGAAACATTTAAATCACATTTCATATTTAAGGTGTCAAATATAatttgactttttaaaattattgtatTCATAATATTAACCACcagtatatataaatatttatagaaaTAGGAAGTATCTTACCCATGAATAGGAATACTGAGAAGTCTTTCCATATtagaaagaattatttttatagCCTCTGGATCACGATTTGACCCCAATTCTGTTACTAAAAGGGATTTTGTAATgtctggaaaagaaacaaaacctcaCTCTTCCAACAGCACAACTTAAACAGTCACAGTAACTAGCAGAGTTTACTTCATTGCTTTCTTATAAGACTGAATAAAAGTATGCGGTATCTTAATAAAATAGTACATATATCAAACATATAAAAATCTGTCATTATTTGGaaaattgcaggaaaaaaatacaattaaagaAGCATGATCTGCTCCAACTGTGCATATACATTAACTGATACCAGTACTAAACAGAATTCTATTgctataaaaattttaaaagtcttGAGATCCTAGAAGATGTCATTTGAAGCATGGATTTTACTTGATGTAGGATTGTAAACATAGAAGAGTGGTACTGACTTCAACCAACCTGGGAGAAGCTGAATTGTTTGGCAGATTTGTTTCACTCTAAAGAAACATCTCAAACAGATTGCAGACACATAGGGAATCAAAGACAAAGAAACCAACTAACAAAACCACAATACATGGGAAATAAAATCTTCAATTGACGAGTCCTGATTTTGCACAGATCACATCATATACACCAAAGAGAACATAAAAGGTGTTTCTTAAAACTAGACAGCCCATGGCCAAAGAAAGTCTTGCAAAACAAAACTATGAGCTAAGAAATATCAATATGCCCAGGTCTCAAATTTCTCCTGTCTCACTTGCAATCTGGCAATTACCAGAAAGAAGCTCCTCAGTTCAGCTTACCTTCTTGGCCTGATACTTGCAGTTTCTGACCATTGCAAAATgcaccttttccttttctggcaGTATACATCTTGTCTTCTATACAACTGTACACAATTCCAAACTCTATctgcaagaaaaaggaaaattatcttgtggggtttttccctttATTCCTATTTCCTGTGAAATAGGAAATTACAGAACTTAGTTGTAACTAGAAGCAAGCATTTGAATTTGATTAGATATTAAGTAATAAAAACTATACCTTTTTGTTTACAACAAAGCCAATTGAAACTGCCACAAATGGAAacctacaaaacaaaacatttcacTAATTTATAGTAGATACTAAATTTCTTTCATTACCATGTTTACTCTTAATAAAGACAGTTAAATGTAATGTATATTTCAAAAACAAACTTGGACTATACAGAACTGAGTTTTCTGCAATTTGCACAATTTAGCTGACAATAGAGCCAACAACACTGGTTACCATTTGAAACACAAAGTTTTCTACCCACTGGGGCTGCCAGTCCTGTTCGAGCTGTTCCTAGCCTAGGGACTGGTTTTTACAGCCAGAGAATGCAAACAAGCCTCTATGCTACCAACCTTTCTCAGAAGGAACAAGCTGACCAAAATGGTCTCATAGAAAGAACCACGGTAGCTCTCCCACCACCTCCCCTTTCTCCACCAAAGCCAGGACAAAGAGAGATACTGAAGAATGCAGGAAGGGTGAAGAGAGTGGGACTATGTAAGACATGGTGGATTGCATCTCAGTCCATGTTCGAAACAATCAACCAATgaattaatttttactttttttttttccaattcctAGACATTTGCTTTTATTCTTTCTGCAAAAAATGCCAACTTTTAAGCCTGTGGATTCAGCAGAATGGGTTCTTTCCCTATAACTTTCTGAACATGTTATTCAGCACGATTCAGAAGGTGTTTCAAAGCCATTGTGCACATAGCAGCAGTCATTTCAAAACTGAAATCAAGCAGACTCAGAAAAGCTCACTGGGGCCAAAATCTATCACATTTAAAAGATGTAATTAACAGGCTCTCAGCATTACTCTGTAAGTCCCCTCCTCATCTTGGTATGAAATACCATTGGTAACAACTGGTCATATCCTGCTTTCTTTCATAGCTGGGGCTCCTAGACCTCAATGGATTTGAAATTTCTTAGAAATCAGCATCTGAAGCTGTTATTTCCTTTCTGAAGATGCTGCAACTTCTTATTCTGTATCCTGCTCCTGTTGAAATCTGCCCATCTATCTCTGAAATCCATGCCAAAGGCTGCTGACCTCTGCTACATAATACAGGCCTCATATGGAACAGGTGATGTAGGTAACAGAGCAAGACTATTACAACACTCACAGGAACATTAAAATGCTTGCAAAGACTGCCCAATGGCTCTCAATAAGCAGCAATTTGTAACTTTTAACAAGTTCATAGTATCTCTTTTAAAACagtttgaaaattaaaaacaacttcACTTTCATGGaactggagaaagaaaaagggtaATCAGATGAGGTTGCTaacataaaaaaaaatggagGGTGGACCTGTGTACAAAGTTGGTGGTTCCATCAATCGGGTCTATAATCCATGTGGGGTTATCTGTCAGAATgctgccctctccagctgcaacAGATTCTTCGCCAATAAAGCTACAGTAGAAACACATTTAAAGacagaaaatgtttaaaatgtcAGAATTACAACATTGTCCTTGACACTGAAATTCTCAAAAGTGAGATGAAGCTTTGAGTATCACCAGTGATCATATGCAAAAAACTGAGAAATACAGTATTTATCCAGAAAGCACCAACCATATCTGACCAAGTTTGCATTAATATTTATGATGTCAAGGATAAGCACAATATGTGGGGAAAAGAATCTTATGTTTCAACATAGAAACAATACCAGAATTTAGCATTCACAATATACATTCACATTCCCAATATACATTCACAATAGAATAATACCAGAATTTAGCATTCAGAACACTGACATTTTCATAACTTTTTTCCAGTAACAGCATAATCAAATTTTGTTCAAAATACCTACAGTTATTTACACCTTTCAGCTTATTTGTGCTATACAACATTATTTTGCAGTTTGTGTTTTCAGTGAAGAATGTCTCTGTGGTCTTACATACCTTGTTAGAACATGCAGCAACTGTTAAACTTGAAGACTGATTCCAACCCAAATATGACAGAAAGTTGTTCATCTCAAAAGTTTAGTTTTACAAGCATGACAAAATGGTAACATGataaagggatgaaattcaaaCCAGAGTTCCTGAAGAAGATGGGTGAGTGCATGCTCAGCCACAGCACTAAACCCCTGGACACAgcaccccaaattccacaaGTTTTGCTACTCAGAAAAGTGTTTACGACTGCAAAATTATTAGAATGAGTCTAAGTGGGAGGAATTCTCTTTGAGGCCTTTAGCAGGTTGTCACAATTTATCACACATTACTCAACCTATGAAAAGTTTGCAGCAAACACACACTTTCCTCCAAAACCATGTAAAATAACTGCTGGGAGGAAACAGATGAGGTCTCTTTAATATTGACTGGGAGTTTTATGATTAACTACAGAAGTGAGGATGACTAATCAGAGAGAAACAGCATGTTTCCAAAAAGCAGCAGGCCTTCAGAAAAATGAGACTGAATATAGGTGGATGAGTAATTCACTGGAAAGTTCAGCACCATTATGTCTAATGTGACATTGGTTacctaaaataaaaagaagctaAAATAATCTGAAATGCTAATCAATGTCACAGAACCTTGTTACTTCAAGGTCATTCCACAAAGTCTGTATGCTTACACTAATTTGGTTACTGAACTTTTGCACCACCTCAGCTGTTCCAGTTCTGTGTCAATTTCTTACATTTCACATTACATAGCTACAATAACAAAATCTccaagaaaattaaagaaaaattagcAAACTGACTTTAAGGAAACTGCATTGAGCTTGAGCCATTATGTCAAAATGCTTAAGACAGACCCATATAAGCAAAATACAGATTACCCTTCTCAGGGGGTGGGGGACAGGGGTATAGAGAGCAAtggaagaaggggaaaaaaggagaagagcAATTAAGAAAACCAGTATTTTGTATGAGAATTCCAGTCTTTCTGTTATGCAGAAGAAGACCCTGTCTTCTTTTAGGGATATTTTATGTTGTAAAACTGTATGAGATCTGCCAAAGGCACACTCATTTCCACAGGACCCATCCAACACAGACAGCAAAGGCACGCTAGTTTCAAAAGCAGACAAGAAATTTGGGGTTTAGGTCTCTTGGGGCCACCTTTCACTTTCCAACACAATAACCAGGAAGTTTCTTAACTGGAAGTGACTTTCAGGCTAAGTTTTGTCTCATGACAGTAGACCTGGGGACACCTCGCTTTGTTACTTCAGCCCTGGGCAAAACTTCAACCCATTACTACACTAAAATACTTGATTTATTGAAGGTAATGCTACAACTTGCCAGCATGCCAGCTGTAATAAAACTCTGCCAAGCAAAATCATAAactttccatttttcttctgtCAAAAGCATACAACAAGCCATACCTGTGAGAAGGATACTTTTCTTTTATCAAAGAAATAATGAAGTTTTCTACTTTTTGATCAGTTTCTGTCACTAGATCTACAGGTGAGCTTTTAGTCATAACAGATATTTCTTCTTTGAGTGCTCCACGGATTATCTgttgaaacaaaaacaaaaaaatatctttcattTTTAGCAATATGGAAAATATTAgatttcaaataaatatttcaaaaaaacCTAACATAATTTTTACAATCATTTTCTGTACTGCACACACAAAACACAAGCAGTGACATAACCTGGATTTAACTGCAGGAGCTGGAACTTGCATATCTAGCCCCTATTCAGTACAAAGTTTTACATAGCTTTAAATCTAAGTACAAAAAGAAGATCTCAAGGTAGATGAAACTGGAATCCATTTTGTAAGGACAAATTTTAGATTTACAAATTTAAATACCAGAGCTGAATAAAACACCTAACACTGAGCTCAAGTCAGGTATTTTTAGCCAGACCCTGCATTTATGATCTTAAAACTCTCAGTACCAGCTGAAGCAAGAACCCATGTCTCACAGCCCACAGAATTATTTCACTGTAACTCAGAAAGATTTTCTGAGGGAAGACTTTATTACATGAGGCATTGCAGAGACAATGTTCCACAGACTTTGCAGCTCCAGGGGACAGAATTGTTACATGTGCCATCTTGTTTGCCTGCCACAGTCTTCAAATGTACTAACTAGAACTACTAAGAACCAAAACATCTGGTAACCACTTGTGCTGAGGCTTTGCCAAGATGTACGAAGTTTTTCTTGTTCCAAGCCATCTCACACCTCATATGGCAAAATATCACCAATGTAAGGGATGGTTCTTATTTACAGAAGCAAAGCAGTCTTCATGAAGAGAAACAATCACAGATTagattggtttgggttggaaggagctTAAAAGACCATTtatctccagctctcctgccatgggcagggaaaccTCCACTAGACCAGACTCAGAGCTctgtccaagctggccttggacgCTTCCAAGGACAGAGGGAACACAATATGGCATTGAGTGCCATCAACGAGCCCCGCTACAAAGCTCACTGAGGTGTTCCCGAGAAAAGACTGTCACCAGCTTTCAGGTGGTAAAATAATACCGCAGACAGGAGTAGTTTTAGGGGGAAAATTGACATGCTCTTTGTTTACCACAATTCTGAATTTTATTGTTAAATCAAACTCAAGGAACAGAAGTTACTCCTCAGTTTTTAATCAGACTCCAAGGCAAGAAAAAGTGCAAAGTTGTTTTCTTGAGTTAACAGATTTTCAAACATAAAAGACACTCCAATCTTGTACTTGAACATCACAACCTATTCTGCTCATTTAGGTTTTTGACAAAACACTACCCAAAAGAAATTCCAACATCAACCTCCTTCAAAAGGTCATTAGACATATTATACTCAACAAATCACCTTATTATTTATAAAGAGCTTATACATACCTCCCCAGCTTTCCTTGCTAAACCAACTGCATAATCCATACATTCTTGCCAGGGATCTGCCATCTTTCCCGAGATAAAGAGCCTAGCAAAAGGAAATATTAACACCAAAAATTATTAGggcttgttttcttcttcttttttttttgtatttatttttacaaattCGAGGTTTTTTCCTTCACCTGGTTTAAGCACTGCTCAAAGGAGGAAACAGGCAGCGCGcacgccccgccccgccccgccccagGCTGCCGGACGCGTCCCGAGCGCTGCCGGACGCGCGGCCCCTCACGGCGCCCGAAATGGCGGCCGCGCCGCGCGCCGCTCTCACCGCTGCCGCCAGGCGCAGGCGCCGCGCGCGAGGCCACGGGCGGGCCCGCcccctccgccgccgccgctcggtGGCGCCCGCGCCTGCGTGTGAGGGAACCCGGGGCTGGGCGAGGCCGCCTCGGCGCCGGCGCTGTCAAAATGTACAGGAGAGGTGGTGAAATTAGGCTTTGATGTCGAGTTCTTGTTGTTAATTAGACGTGGCAGGGCGGAGATACCGTAAATGCTCTCCCATGGAGCACGCGATTGAAGTTTATCATAGAATTGaaaggatggtttgggttggaggttGGTTTAaagattgtgaaaaatgcatgtattttatgattggctttccGCAAATATTAAagtgaatattatatgtgttgtgttagaaaataatgctgtattaattttcttaagtactgtgttaaatatagttgtaggttataaaaattgttaaaatagaaatgatgctatgtaggatgctttgtttaacagaaagggcttgcagcgagatagcagccacaggacacctagaTCTTTCatagaaagggaatttattgccttcttatcagaagaaaccaacttcttcctggcttggaggcgctgttagaattagaaggaagaagttgacactgaccagacagaatcctgtgtttgaatggaatttatgcatcatgtatgaagtgtatgaatgtgcaacaggctattgctcttaagggttaatcctttgttaacgggggtcctttttcgggctcgtgatgcccagaaaaaggtacccggacgtccgtaactctttgtttttattgtctttataatattgtctcatattgtcctaatttaatttgtccaaattgttattactctaattgtgttactattctttttaactattttattactattaaacttttaaaaattttaaaaacaagtgattggcgtttttcacaagaTCATATGCAGCGCCTCTGCCGTGGCCAGGGATACCTtgcactagaccaggttgtcAGAGCCCCATTCCAACCGGGCCTTGTTCCCTTCCCGGGGCGGGGCATCCACATCATCTCTGGGACACCCGTGTCAGTGCCTCGGAACCCTCACGGAGGCCGAGTTCACAGAGTTCAACGATTTTTGAAAGCAATTTTCAGTGCAACTGATGCATCTTCAATATTAATTAAAATCATATAGAGGAAAAAGCTTTCCAAGCCTGACTGATACCCATGTAATTTTTCCCCCTGTTGTCTTTTGAGCCTATGTTCTGTTATCAGGTAAAGACAAAACACTGAGGGCTTGTTTTGTTCTCACAAATTGCAGCTGATATAACTGACTGTCCTATGTAAAATGGCGATCTGGCTAAACAGGTTAAGGGTTGCAATTTGCTTTACACTTAAAATAACCATAAAATGTCTACCACACCAAAAGAAGCAGTCCTGCCCCATTGCCGCAGTGCCAGCCCAAGGCACAGCTAGGCCAGAGAGGGTTAGTTTTGTCCTTTCCACATCACTGAACGAGTTTCCACTCTTTCACTGAATCTGTTGTGTGGGGCAAGTCACTGTACAATTCCACATTTCCTCCTTCCCATCTCATAAACAAGAATCAGCCTGCTTTTTAAAGTATTAACAGTCACTAAAGAACTATAGAGATGATAAGTTGTGGTTTTATTGATTATTTTGCAAGTCGTTCTTTACAAGGTTATACCAAAAGCACACAGACCACTGAAAGAGGCACTTTGGCTCAGATTTGGTTTTTGTTGAGGCAAGCAGCTGAACGTGCCTCAGTGCAATCTACATAGGACTGCATGAGTGTTATGAAAAATGGCTTTTTTGACATCACTAATGTATACTTAACATTACAGCAAGGGCTTTACAGGAGATTTCAAATTCTGCATTCACCTTAAAATCAACAGAAGTAAAACAGCAATGTCTGACGTTCTCTCCTAACAAGTGTAAGAATTTTCCTAATCGAAACTACAATTTCTATTCCAGCTGAAAtgaaattttgcattttatatATGAGGCTACTAGGAGGAAAAGTAAGCTGCAAGGTGTATTTTTATGTGCCACCTGATAAACTGGATGAACAGAGGTGATGTATTGATAAAAAAAGTCTGCAAACCAGACTGATCACACCCCAGAGTGCCTACTTTTCCCAAAcaaacagagaaagagaaaattgtGAAAATAAAAGTATGAGAGATTACTGCCTGCTTTCTTAGTGTGGtatattattttttgtttagtaCAGCATTGCCCAGCTGATCTAACAGGTCACATGTCCAAGCAGAATTGAACTCTTGCTGTTAATACAATTCTTTCCAAACTGTTGCATAAATTACATGCATATATTACAAACACATGCCAACCTTGCAGCAATGTTTGAACTGGAacaaggccaggagctgctaCCACAGCATCTCACAGAATGTTTGTAAATCCTTGACCATGTGCATTCTCTAAAATTACAGCTAGAACAACTAAAATGCTTGATATTCACCTATTTTTGTAGTTTGGCTGAAAGTACAGTTTGTTGTAAAATCAGGAGGTATTTCTTTTGATAAAATCtttttcttgcttgcataaCTTTACATACTTTTTATTGCATCTAGTAGAAGTTAAAGTTTTGTTTATTAACTTAGAAGTGAAACAATTCGGCACCTTCTAAACACAGGCCTGTAAAATTAACAGTGGTTTCAAATGAGAACTGACtcctctgaaatattttatttttttcaaatgtagTTGTTGAACTTTCTGTAGGAAAATGTGCTAAGACAAtgagtttaaaaaaacaaaaacaaacaaaatgctAAGTAAAGATACGTTGGAATCTAAACAGGTAAAATGAGAGCAGTTCTAACCTATGCAAGATCCTGGAGGTCTGGAAAAGTTTCTGCTTTTGTTCCAATGACCATTGATTAGAGTGGAGTTTTCATCTCTTCTCAATTATTTATCTGTCAGACTAATTTGGTTTTGCTTCTCAGTTTCTGAAAACTACCTGGAATGAGGTTCTGTGTACAATCCTAGACACATTCCTGGAATAAGATGATAGTGAAAACTTTTTGGAGTCCTATCAACTGTGACTTGCCATGTTTGTACTGTCATTTACAGGCTGATAGACCTTAGCCATTACTGGCAATTGATGAAAGTAACCATGCTGGTAAAACCTTTGAGGTCTCCCCAAAGATTTACCTCCTGCATCCCAAGTCTATCTTCTCTTTATCCACAAAAAAGTGTTATTTCAGTTATTTTGCCTGCAAATGCTATTTTCAGTTATTTTGCCTgcctgcaggggcaggagggtttaagcagaaaattattcaaaattattGAATCCACAGTGCTGGTTGGGCTTTTACTGCATATTCTGTACCACAGCAGCCTAAGATAAAAAGAAAGATGAATAGACAATTGCAGatgaaagagaggaaaactAGAAACAAGGGAAAAGGGAACTGTTCCTCTTGTACTGGAAAGCAAGATAACAGCTGGAAAGACAGGCAggggaaagcagaaaaatgctCCTGTACTTTCCACTGACAGGAGATAAAGATTTCCAAAATATCCAGCCACTGAAAACCATTTCCTTCATG
This genomic window from Zonotrichia albicollis isolate bZonAlb1 chromosome 1, bZonAlb1.hap1, whole genome shotgun sequence contains:
- the IMPA1 gene encoding inositol monophosphatase 1 → MADPWQECMDYAVGLARKAGEIIRGALKEEISVMTKSSPVDLVTETDQKVENFIISLIKEKYPSHSFIGEESVAAGEGSILTDNPTWIIDPIDGTTNFVHRFPFVAVSIGFVVNKKIEFGIVYSCIEDKMYTARKGKGAFCNGQKLQVSGQEDITKSLLVTELGSNRDPEAIKIILSNMERLLSIPIHGIRAVGTAAVNMCLVATGGADAYYEMGIHCWDMAGAGIIITEAGGVLLDVTGGPFDLMSRRIIAASSRAIGERIAKALQVIPLRRDDATN